From the genome of Neisseria sp. oral taxon 014 str. F0314:
GATTGCGCCAACCCGAAAGATTCCAGATTTTTCTTGATGGCGTCGTTTTGCAGCATTTTCGCGCCGGTGATGTTCAGCGTGGCGATGGTCGGGCGTTCGACCACGGTCAGCAGCACCTGGTTGCCCATCGTCTCCACGCGCACATCGTCGAAAAATCCGGTGGCGTACAGGTTTTTAATGATTTCTTCGCTGCGTGCGTCGCTGAAATTGTCGCCTACTTTGACGGGCAGATAGTTGAACACCGTACTTGGTTCGGTACGCTGCAAACCTTCGACGCGGATATCTTGGATGATAAAGTCCGCCATCGCCAGCGGAGACAGGCCCAATACCATCAAAGTTGAAGCAATCTGTTTTAATTTCATACAATTATCCAAACAAACGGTTAATATCATTAAAGAAGGCCACCAGCATCAGCATCAGCATGGCTGCAAGCCCGAAGCGCAGGCCGATCGCCTGAATGCGCTCGCTCAACGGCTTCCCGCGTATCCACTCGGCGGTATAATACACTAAGTGTCCGCCGTCTAAAACAGGCACGGGCAGCAGGTTCATGACACCCAAGCTGACGCTGACCAATGCCAAAAATTCCAAATAGCTCTGTATACCCAAGGCCGCCGACCGGCCTGCCACGTCGGCAATCGTCAGCGGGCCGGAGACATGGCTCAGGGAAGCTTTGCCGGTCATGAGCTTGCCGAAGAACTCTGCAGTCATCAGCGAATAGCTGGTCATTTTGTCCCAACCCATTCTGAAGGCTTCGGGAACGGACGGCGTATATTGGTAACGCACCCGTTTGTCCCACGCTTCGTCGCGTTGCGGCGCCGTACCGACTTTGCCGACCAAGGTACCGTCGGGAAGCTCTTCGGCATCGGGGCGGACATTGGCCTCATAAACTTTGCCGCCGCGCTCGTAGCCGATGGTTATCCGGTTGCCGGGATTGCGGCGGAACAAATCGGCCCAGTCCAACCATTGTTCAATCGGTTTGCCGTCGGCAGTCAGCAGGCGGTCGCCGACTTTCAGCCCCGCCCTCTCCATCGGGCCGTTTTTCATGACAAGACCGAGACGGGTGGTCATTTTAAAAGGCCACAGCCCGATATTGCCGCTGTTTTTCGCAACTTTACCTGCTTCGGGCGTCCCCGCGGCATCGATAACGCGCACGGTTTGCTGTCCCGAGGCCGTCTGAACAGCTACGTCAACCCTGCGGGATTCTACCTCCAGCAGGATTTCGGTCTGTACGTCGCTCCAGTCTTTAACGGCTTTGCCGTTGACCGACAGAATTTTATCTTCAGGCACAAAACCCGCTGTGGCGGCGATACTCGCCGGTTCGACCGTGCCGACATACGGGCGGATTTCGGTAACGCCGAAGGAAAAACTCAGGCCGTACAGTACAACCGCCAGAATCAGGTTGGTCAACGGCCCCGCGGCAACGATGGCGATGCGTTTGGCCGGATGCTGGCGGTCGAAGGCGAACGGCAAATCTGTTTCGGCGACACTGCCTTCGCGCGTATCGACCATTTTCACATAGCCGCCCAGCGGAATCGGAGCAAGACACCATTCGGTATCGCCGCGCTTTTTAGTGAAAAACGGCTTGCCGAAGCCTACGGAAAAGCGCACGACCTTTACCCCGCACCAACGCGCCACGAGGAAGTGGCCCAATTCGTGCAGGCTGACCAGAATCAGAATCGCTACGATAAAAGAAACTATGGTTAACAATATTGCCCCCTGCGGGTTGGTTTCGTTTCAGACGGCCTGTGATAGACGGCAGGCCGTCTGAAACGTCATTAATTCAGGTTTTCTGCATATTCCTGCGCACGGACGCGCGTTTGGGCGTCTAAGGCCAGCAGGCTTTCGATGTCGTTCAGGCCGTCTGAAAAACCGGCGTCCAAGCAATGCGCCACGACGCGGGCGATGTCGGTAAAGCGGATTTTCCCATCTAAAAATGCGGCGACGGCCATTTCGTTTGCCGCGTTCAATACGCAAGGCGCGGAACCGCCGGCGTACATGGCGTCGTAGGCCAATTTTAGGCATGGGAAACGTCCGAAATCAGGCCGTCTGAAAGTGAGGGCGGACAGAGTGTCAAAATCTAGAGCGCCCACCCCCGATTCAATCCGCTCCGGCAGCCCCAGGCAATAGGCAATCGGCGTGCGCATATCGGGATTGCCGAGCTGCGCCAATACCGAACCGTCAAGATAGCGCACCATGCTGTGCACCACCGACTGGGGATGGATGACCACTTCCAGATTATCGGGCGGGCAGTTGAACAGCCAGTGCGCCTCAATCAGTTCCAAACCTTTGTTCATCATGGTAGCCGAATCGACCGAGATTTTCCTGCCCATACTCCAATTCGGATGTTTTACGGCCTGAGCGGGCGTGATGTGTTCGAATCCGGCCAAATCGGCATCAAGGAACGGGCCGCCGGAGGCGGTCAGGATAATCGAACGGATGCCGTGCCCGTTCAGACGGCCTGTGTAATTGTGCGGCAGGACTTGGAAAATGGCGTTGTGCTCACTGTCGACGGGCAGGACTCTGGCATTGTTGGTTCGGGCGGTTTCCATAAACAGCGCGCCGGATACGACCAGCGTTTCTTTGTTGGCCAGATAAATGGTTTTACCCTTCTGCGCGGCCGCCAGTGCCGAAGGCAGTCCGGCCGCACCGACAATGGCGCACATCACGCCGTCGACTTCGTCTGCCGAAGCAACGTCAATCAGGGCCTGTGCCCCGTGCAATACGCGGGTCCCGCTGTTTTGCGCTTTCAATAAAGCCTCCAGCCGGACGGCGTGTTCGGCATCGGCAACCACGGCATATTCGGGTGCAAACTGCGCACATTGCGCCGCCAGCTTTTCAACCTGCCTGTGCCCCGCCAGCGCGAAAACGCGGAATTTCTCAGGATGGCGCGAGATAACGTCCAAGGTATTCACACCTATGCTGCCGGTGCTGCCTAAAATGGTCAGGACTTGCTGTGTCATGGTTGTTTTCTTTATCAGGCCGTCTGAAAGGCCGCGTTTCTTGTTTTTCAAAGGATTACGTTTGCCGCCGCAAGGTTTCAGACGGCCTGTCCGGTCGGACACGTCATTCGATACCGTATTCTATCGTAACCACCAGCCGCACCTGTTTGCCGACTGTGGTTTTGTCGTAGGACCCGCCGTATTCGTCGTCCTCGCTGCTGCCGCTGTCCGCATAGATATTGAACGAACCCTGCGAGGCGGAACGCATGGCCCCGACTTTGCCGCCGCCCGTTTTGGCAAATTCGACGGCGCGTTTCTGCGCATCCTCCGTCGCCTGCGTAATCAAATCGCGCTTGATGTTTTCCAGATTGCCGAGCAGATACTGCGGGCTGCTGAAACGGATAAATTCGTTTTGCGCACGCAGGTTCAAAATCGCCTGCTGCGCGGCTTGGACTTTATCCAGTTTTTTGGTGTTGACGGTGATGTCCAAGCTGCCGTCGTAGCCGTTGGGCGTGCGGGTAACATTTCCTTGTTCGTCGCGGACTTCGTTATAGACACGCTCCACCGACGGCAGGCCGATTTGCATTTCCGCCGTTTCAAAACCCTGCTCCCGCAGGAATTTGGACAGTTTCTTGCGTCTGGCGTTTAACAAGTCCAGCACTTCCTGATAACTGTCGGCATGAGCTTCGACGCCCGTATTCCAAGTCGCGCTGTCTGACTTAAAGTTTTTCTCTGCCAACCCTTTCACGGTAATCGTACCCGGCTGGCGCAGGTTTTTAAACTGCACGCCGAGAATGAACGCCGCAGCCATCAGACCGAGCGCCAGCAGCACGCCCAAAACGGGCAATGATGAAGTTTGGTTTTTTTCCGACATAATCAAGTAGACTCCCGCAAATTTAAAAAAGACGACGAATTATTTTAAAACAAATGGATAAAAGCCGCATATACGCTTAATACGGCAATCAGGCTGTCCACGCGGTCGAACACTCCGCCGTGGCCGGGCAGCAGGTTGCTGCTGTCTTTTATGCCTGCCGAACGCTTCAGCCAGCTTTCCAGCAAATCGCCGCACACGCTGACTACAGTCAGTATCAGCCCGACGCCCACTGTGGCAAGCCAACCTGTTTCAAACGACAGCCAGCGGGCATCCCGCACCAATGTGATATAGACGGCCACACACAATGCTCCGCCTGCCGCTCCTTCCCAACTTTTGCCCGGACTGATGGCGGGCGCAAGTTTGTGCTTGCCGAAAGCCTTACCGCTGAAATATGCAAAAATATCGGCCACCCACACCAAACCCATTACCGCCAGCAGCGGCAGGGCCTCGTCGGAATCGGATCGCAGCGAAACCAGCGCGAACCAAAACGGCACCATCAGCATCCAACCCGCCGCGTAAGCCTGCCAGCCGCCACTGAGTTTCCATTTCCGGTTCAGCCAAAGCGGCATCACAGCCAGCCAAAACGCCAGCACCGCATACCAGACCAAATCCGGCAGTTCCCAGCTACCCGCATAAGCCACAATGCCGAACAACAGGGTAGCGGCAAGGTAGTGATTGGTCTTGACCTTGTCCAAACCGCTCATGCGGGCATATTCCCACAAAGCAATCAGCGCAATCAGGCCGCTGAAAGCCGCCCACAACCATTGCGGCGCGTAAAACAGC
Proteins encoded in this window:
- the rseP gene encoding RIP metalloprotease RseP; translation: MLTIVSFIVAILILVSLHELGHFLVARWCGVKVVRFSVGFGKPFFTKKRGDTEWCLAPIPLGGYVKMVDTREGSVAETDLPFAFDRQHPAKRIAIVAAGPLTNLILAVVLYGLSFSFGVTEIRPYVGTVEPASIAATAGFVPEDKILSVNGKAVKDWSDVQTEILLEVESRRVDVAVQTASGQQTVRVIDAAGTPEAGKVAKNSGNIGLWPFKMTTRLGLVMKNGPMERAGLKVGDRLLTADGKPIEQWLDWADLFRRNPGNRITIGYERGGKVYEANVRPDAEELPDGTLVGKVGTAPQRDEAWDKRVRYQYTPSVPEAFRMGWDKMTSYSLMTAEFFGKLMTGKASLSHVSGPLTIADVAGRSAALGIQSYLEFLALVSVSLGVMNLLPVPVLDGGHLVYYTAEWIRGKPLSERIQAIGLRFGLAAMLMLMLVAFFNDINRLFG
- the ispC gene encoding 1-deoxy-D-xylulose-5-phosphate reductoisomerase — protein: MTQQVLTILGSTGSIGVNTLDVISRHPEKFRVFALAGHRQVEKLAAQCAQFAPEYAVVADAEHAVRLEALLKAQNSGTRVLHGAQALIDVASADEVDGVMCAIVGAAGLPSALAAAQKGKTIYLANKETLVVSGALFMETARTNNARVLPVDSEHNAIFQVLPHNYTGRLNGHGIRSIILTASGGPFLDADLAGFEHITPAQAVKHPNWSMGRKISVDSATMMNKGLELIEAHWLFNCPPDNLEVVIHPQSVVHSMVRYLDGSVLAQLGNPDMRTPIAYCLGLPERIESGVGALDFDTLSALTFRRPDFGRFPCLKLAYDAMYAGGSAPCVLNAANEMAVAAFLDGKIRFTDIARVVAHCLDAGFSDGLNDIESLLALDAQTRVRAQEYAENLN
- a CDS encoding SIMPL domain-containing protein (The SIMPL domain is named for its presence in mouse protein SIMPL (signalling molecule that associates with mouse pelle-like kinase). Bacterial member BP26, from Brucella, was shown to assemble into a channel-like structure, while YggE from E. coli has been associated with resistance to oxidative stress.), whose protein sequence is MSEKNQTSSLPVLGVLLALGLMAAAFILGVQFKNLRQPGTITVKGLAEKNFKSDSATWNTGVEAHADSYQEVLDLLNARRKKLSKFLREQGFETAEMQIGLPSVERVYNEVRDEQGNVTRTPNGYDGSLDITVNTKKLDKVQAAQQAILNLRAQNEFIRFSSPQYLLGNLENIKRDLITQATEDAQKRAVEFAKTGGGKVGAMRSASQGSFNIYADSGSSEDDEYGGSYDKTTVGKQVRLVVTIEYGIE
- a CDS encoding phosphatidate cytidylyltransferase — its product is MLKQRVITALWLLPLMLGMLFYAPQWLWAAFSGLIALIALWEYARMSGLDKVKTNHYLAATLLFGIVAYAGSWELPDLVWYAVLAFWLAVMPLWLNRKWKLSGGWQAYAAGWMLMVPFWFALVSLRSDSDEALPLLAVMGLVWVADIFAYFSGKAFGKHKLAPAISPGKSWEGAAGGALCVAVYITLVRDARWLSFETGWLATVGVGLILTVVSVCGDLLESWLKRSAGIKDSSNLLPGHGGVFDRVDSLIAVLSVYAAFIHLF